Proteins from one Oscillatoria nigro-viridis PCC 7112 genomic window:
- a CDS encoding pentapeptide repeat-containing protein gives MDAEELITKYAAGERDFPAILLCEANLSRIDLSGANFSEAILSLTNMSGTNLSNANMRKAKLNVARLSGASLNKANLSGAILNVANLIRADLSEAQLVEATMIRSELIRANLSSANLSGANLSEADLREASLREANLEQADLSGAHLRGASLTAANLERANLHRADLSRADLRGVNLCNAELRQANLSQANLSGADLRGANLRWADLSGANLTGADLDEARLSGANLYGANLSNVNLLNATLVHADLTQANLIHADWVGADLTGAALTGAKIYAVSRFDVKADDITCDWVDLSPNGDRSHIQRFTPEESQRFFNATPPTVQIIVDRPLDPDANFVLAATYRQIARQYPALNHPPSIEVNSRRTIISFKIEQDEQLFPTAFVAIIPFSDAAFTQKNLITLIKMIQPQSGNNLGVRVSNMVVQLNVALTKTMRKIGEMKIQPIRLDREPMSSFFQSPTQTVLANSSAETLMIHYHPDFGRNLTNLPGVNKTSISPAIKAQRFTTPPLNTVIEFVKSFYQLGE, from the coding sequence ATGGATGCCGAAGAACTCATCACCAAATATGCAGCAGGAGAAAGAGACTTTCCTGCCATCCTCCTTTGCGAGGCAAATCTCAGCAGGATCGATCTCAGCGGGGCTAATTTCAGTGAGGCAATCTTGAGCCTCACCAACATGAGCGGCACCAATCTGTCAAACGCCAACATGAGAAAAGCCAAACTCAATGTTGCCAGACTCAGCGGTGCCAGTCTCAACAAAGCCAACCTCAGCGGCGCTATCCTCAACGTGGCTAACTTGATTCGAGCCGACCTCAGCGAAGCCCAACTCGTCGAAGCTACAATGATCAGATCCGAACTGATCCGAGCCAACCTCAGCAGTGCCAACTTGAGCGGTGCAAACCTCAGCGAAGCAGATTTGAGAGAGGCAAGCCTCAGAGAAGCCAATCTAGAGCAAGCCGACCTCAGCGGGGCTCACCTCAGAGGCGCTTCCCTAACAGCGGCCAACTTGGAACGGGCCAACTTGCACAGAGCCGACCTCAGCAGGGCAGACTTGCGAGGAGTCAACCTCTGCAATGCCGAACTCAGACAAGCTAATCTTTCTCAGGCCAACCTCAGCGGCGCTGACTTGCGAGGCGCTAATCTCCGCTGGGCTGACCTCAGCGGGGCGAACCTGACCGGCGCTGACCTCGACGAAGCGAGATTGAGCGGGGCAAACTTGTACGGGGCAAATTTGAGCAATGTCAATCTGTTGAACGCTACTCTGGTACACGCGGATTTGACTCAAGCGAATTTGATTCACGCTGATTGGGTGGGCGCCGATTTGACGGGGGCGGCCCTGACGGGGGCAAAAATTTACGCGGTGTCTAGGTTTGATGTGAAAGCAGATGACATTACCTGCGATTGGGTTGACCTCAGCCCTAACGGCGATCGCAGCCACATTCAGCGCTTTACCCCAGAAGAATCTCAAAGGTTTTTCAATGCTACACCGCCGACTGTTCAAATTATTGTCGATCGACCCCTCGACCCGGATGCTAACTTTGTCCTGGCAGCTACCTACCGCCAAATTGCCCGTCAATACCCTGCTTTGAACCATCCTCCCAGTATCGAAGTTAATTCCCGACGCACAATCATATCATTTAAAATTGAACAGGACGAGCAACTATTTCCCACCGCTTTCGTTGCGATTATTCCCTTTAGCGATGCAGCATTTACTCAAAAAAATTTGATTACTCTGATCAAGATGATTCAACCTCAAAGTGGTAATAACCTGGGCGTCAGAGTCTCAAATATGGTAGTGCAATTAAACGTAGCCCTGACCAAAACAATGAGAAAAATAGGGGAAATGAAAATTCAGCCGATTCGCCTCGATCGCGAACCGATGTCAAGTTTTTTCCAATCGCCTACCCAAACTGTACTGGCTAACTCCAGCGCCGAAACTTTGATGATTCACTATCACCCAGATTTTGGCAGAAACTTGACAAATTTGCCCGGAGTCAACAAAACGTCTATCAGTCCTGCAATTAAAGCCCAAAGATTTACCACCCCGCCGCTAAATACGGTCATTGAGTTTGTCAAAAGCTTTTATCAGCTCGGTGAGTAA